Proteins encoded in a region of the Roseateles sp. SL47 genome:
- a CDS encoding M20 family metallopeptidase, with protein sequence MNARDPSLPLQADEVSALGAFAEQVWDEEIVPALTDYIAIPAKSPMFDANWEANGYIDRVVRDAATWVESKKVPGLKLEVIRLAGRTPVIFFELPATKSGSTDTVLLYGHLDKQPEFNGWRNDLGPWTPKYEDGKLYGRGGADDGYAIYASLTALMALDRQGVPRPRCVGLIETCEESGSFDLPAYVDVLKDRLGNVSLVVCLDSGAGDYDRLWMTTSLRGMVSGVLKVEVLTEGIHSGDSSGAVPSSFRILRHLLDRLEDSGTGRLLPESFHCEIPGVRLEQARATAAILKEEVYKRMPWACGADGGPVLPVSADPVEVLLNRTWRPTLSVVGAEGFPELKNAGNVMRPYTAFKLSLRLPPLVDGNEAALRLKTLLEDNAPYNAKVSFVPDGRAGAYGATGWNTPELSPWLSQVLEEASQAHFHAPVGYIGQGGTIPLMGMLQKSFPSAQMMVCGVLGPKSNAHGPNEFLHVPYGKRLTAAVAQVIAAHP encoded by the coding sequence ATGAACGCACGTGATCCGTCGTTGCCGCTGCAAGCCGATGAAGTGAGCGCCCTGGGCGCCTTTGCCGAACAGGTCTGGGACGAGGAAATCGTTCCCGCCCTGACCGACTACATCGCCATCCCGGCCAAAAGCCCGATGTTCGATGCCAACTGGGAGGCCAACGGCTACATCGATCGCGTCGTGCGGGATGCCGCCACCTGGGTGGAAAGCAAGAAGGTCCCCGGTCTGAAGCTGGAAGTGATCCGGCTGGCCGGCCGCACGCCGGTGATCTTCTTTGAACTGCCGGCCACCAAGTCGGGCAGCACCGACACCGTCTTGCTCTACGGCCACTTGGACAAACAGCCGGAATTCAACGGCTGGCGCAACGACCTGGGCCCCTGGACGCCCAAGTACGAGGACGGCAAGCTCTACGGCCGCGGCGGCGCTGACGATGGCTATGCCATCTACGCCTCGCTCACCGCGCTGATGGCGCTGGACCGCCAGGGCGTGCCCCGTCCCCGCTGCGTGGGCTTGATCGAAACCTGCGAGGAATCCGGGTCCTTCGACCTCCCCGCCTATGTGGATGTGCTCAAGGACCGCCTGGGCAATGTCTCCCTGGTGGTCTGCCTGGACTCCGGCGCGGGCGACTATGACCGCCTGTGGATGACCACCTCGCTGCGCGGCATGGTGTCCGGCGTGCTGAAGGTGGAAGTGCTGACCGAAGGCATCCACTCCGGCGATTCGTCCGGTGCCGTGCCGTCCTCGTTCCGCATCCTGCGGCATCTGCTGGACCGCCTGGAAGACTCCGGCACCGGTCGCCTGCTGCCGGAGAGTTTCCACTGCGAGATCCCTGGTGTGCGCCTGGAACAGGCCCGCGCCACCGCCGCCATCCTCAAGGAAGAGGTCTACAAGCGCATGCCGTGGGCTTGCGGTGCCGACGGTGGCCCGGTGCTGCCGGTGAGTGCCGACCCGGTGGAAGTGCTGCTGAACCGCACCTGGCGGCCGACGCTGTCGGTGGTGGGGGCGGAAGGCTTCCCCGAGCTGAAGAATGCCGGCAATGTGATGCGGCCCTACACCGCCTTCAAGCTGTCGCTGCGTCTGCCACCGCTGGTGGATGGCAATGAGGCGGCCCTGCGGCTGAAGACGCTGCTGGAGGACAACGCTCCCTACAACGCCAAGGTCAGCTTCGTGCCGGACGGCCGTGCCGGCGCGTATGGCGCCACCGGCTGGAACACGCCGGAACTGTCGCCCTGGCTCAGCCAGGTGCTGGAGGAGGCCAGCCAGGCCCACTTCCATGCGCCGGTGGGCTACATTGGTCAGGGTGGCACCATTCCGCTGATGGGCATGCTGCAGAAGAGCTTCCCGTCGGCACAGATGATGGTGTGCGGCGTGCTGGGCCCCAAGAGCAATGCACATGGCCCGAACGAGTTCCTGCACGTCCCCTATGGCAAGCGCCTGACCGCCGCAGTGGCCCAGGTGATCGCGGCCCACCCGTAA
- a CDS encoding LysR family transcriptional regulator → MDQVRAMRVFTRVIDEGSLAGAARALDLAPAVVTRLIADLEEHLGARLLNRTTRRLSLTDVGESYLERCRRILTDIEEAEALASAAVNEPRGNLRVLMPPAIAVHQLARHMQRFHARYPHVSLELAVPGPVSALDESFDLTVISTRAELQGDFIARRLARTEVILCAAPEYLARHGRPEHPSELKQHALMLPPIHEMSRGVTFERCGLDGQPLESYFTMPSRPVVATASTDTKYACALHGLGIAGLPSFVAGDALVEHALERVLPQWRLYSFTLWAAMPSRKFMPARTRAFMDFLLEIFGGKDEDPWLAAAGCPTSRPAAPEADAAAAVPSGD, encoded by the coding sequence ATGGACCAGGTCAGAGCCATGCGGGTGTTCACCCGCGTCATCGATGAGGGCAGCCTTGCCGGCGCCGCCCGTGCCCTGGACCTGGCCCCAGCCGTGGTCACCCGTCTGATCGCCGACCTGGAAGAGCATCTGGGCGCACGGCTGCTCAACCGCACCACTCGCCGCCTCTCGCTCACCGACGTGGGCGAGTCCTATCTGGAGCGCTGCCGTCGCATCCTCACCGACATCGAAGAAGCCGAGGCCCTGGCCTCGGCGGCGGTGAATGAGCCGCGTGGCAACCTGCGTGTGCTGATGCCACCCGCCATTGCGGTGCACCAACTGGCGCGCCACATGCAGCGCTTTCATGCGCGGTATCCGCATGTGAGCCTGGAACTGGCCGTGCCGGGCCCAGTGAGCGCCCTGGACGAAAGCTTCGACCTCACCGTCATCAGCACCCGGGCCGAGCTGCAGGGAGACTTCATCGCGCGGCGGCTGGCCCGTACCGAGGTGATTCTTTGTGCTGCGCCGGAATACCTGGCACGGCATGGACGGCCGGAGCATCCCTCCGAGCTCAAGCAGCATGCGCTGATGCTGCCGCCCATCCATGAGATGTCCCGGGGGGTGACCTTCGAGCGCTGCGGCCTGGACGGTCAGCCGCTGGAGAGCTACTTCACCATGCCCTCCCGGCCGGTGGTGGCCACAGCCTCGACCGACACCAAATATGCCTGCGCCCTGCATGGGCTGGGCATTGCCGGGCTGCCGTCCTTCGTGGCCGGTGACGCACTGGTGGAACACGCGCTGGAACGGGTGCTGCCCCAATGGCGGCTCTACAGCTTCACCTTGTGGGCCGCCATGCCCAGTCGCAAGTTCATGCCGGCCCGCACGCGGGCGTTCATGGACTTTCTGCTGGAGATCTTTGGCGGCAAGGATGAAGACCCCTGGCTGGCCGCAGCCGGTTGCCCCACCTCGCGCCCGGCGGCGCCGGAGGCGGATGCTGCGGCAGCCGTGCCGAGCGGCGATTGA
- a CDS encoding aminoglycoside phosphotransferase family protein: MTHSAPPEIWPDPQRATLFEQWLAPLVGPHGLLPQTLACASSDASSRRYLRIQAQAGHSFIIMDAPATPNQVAPFVAVGLQMAACGLHVPTIHAHDEALGFALLEDLGSTSYLQALRQAQQAQDLPAAQALMRDATTALLRWQSCGQAGNAPDLPRFDEAFVRRELQIFVDWCVVTHHGKQWTPQQQGYWDRTVTALAANIATQPVVPMHRDYMARNLMVCDATQGNPGVLDFQDAVLGPITYDIGSLLRDAFLSWEEAEELDWAVRYWEGARRAGLFGMDANGEDPHDMALDFGLFWRALEWTVLQRHLKILGIFCRLKHRDGKPHYAEDLPRFYAYVVKTATRYVELSPLLRLMEDLQPQLLQTGFSLR; the protein is encoded by the coding sequence ATGACACATTCCGCCCCACCGGAAATCTGGCCAGACCCGCAGCGCGCCACCCTCTTTGAGCAGTGGTTGGCCCCGCTGGTGGGCCCGCACGGCCTGTTGCCGCAGACCTTGGCCTGCGCCAGCAGCGACGCCAGCAGCCGCCGTTATCTGCGCATCCAGGCGCAGGCCGGCCACAGTTTCATCATCATGGATGCGCCTGCCACCCCCAATCAGGTGGCGCCGTTTGTGGCGGTCGGTCTCCAGATGGCGGCTTGTGGTCTGCATGTGCCCACCATTCACGCCCATGACGAGGCACTGGGTTTTGCCCTGCTCGAAGACCTGGGCAGCACCAGTTATTTGCAGGCCTTGCGCCAGGCCCAGCAAGCGCAGGACTTGCCCGCCGCCCAGGCCCTGATGCGCGATGCCACCACCGCCCTGCTGCGCTGGCAGTCCTGCGGCCAGGCGGGGAACGCCCCGGACCTGCCGCGCTTCGATGAGGCGTTTGTCCGCCGCGAACTGCAGATTTTTGTGGACTGGTGCGTAGTCACCCACCACGGCAAGCAGTGGACACCCCAACAACAAGGCTACTGGGACCGCACCGTCACCGCGCTGGCCGCCAACATCGCCACGCAGCCGGTGGTGCCCATGCACCGGGACTACATGGCGCGCAACCTGATGGTCTGCGATGCGACCCAGGGCAACCCCGGGGTGCTGGACTTCCAGGATGCGGTGCTGGGCCCCATCACCTACGACATCGGATCGCTGCTGCGGGATGCCTTCCTCTCCTGGGAGGAGGCTGAAGAGCTCGACTGGGCGGTGCGGTATTGGGAGGGGGCGCGTCGCGCCGGCCTGTTTGGCATGGATGCCAACGGCGAAGACCCGCACGACATGGCCCTGGACTTCGGACTGTTCTGGCGCGCGCTGGAATGGACCGTGCTGCAGCGCCATCTCAAGATCCTGGGCATCTTCTGCCGCCTGAAGCATCGGGACGGCAAGCCGCACTATGCGGAAGATCTGCCCCGCTTCTATGCCTACGTGGTGAAGACGGCCACCCGTTATGTGGAGCTGTCGCCGCTGCTGCGCTTGATGGAAGACCTGCAACCGCAGTTGCTGCAGACGGGGTTCAGCCTGCGCTGA
- a CDS encoding LPS-assembly protein LptD, whose protein sequence is MPLAALLAVALPAAPSAFAQESAGEPLALKPSKQLNQTRRKDVRPAMALQADRITSEVDQLSTAEGDVQLRYGGILLKSRTLRYDHEQDLATAEGNVELSQNGALLRGPSLSLFVDRFEGQMDSPNYFFSTTGGSGSAKVLRFIGEQRMQADEATYSTCPVSEDGERKRDWVLITKSLKLDFEAGEGVATGATVQFLGVPILAAPSLSFPLGDQPKSGLLPSNVNIDNRSGFEFGQPYYWSIAPNRDATFTPYVMTKRGAGIDSEFRYLESEHRGSMSFAWLPKDQVAGRSRWDLRLLNQGDLTDTWRYEINAERVSDEDYWKDFRRRMSTQTPRLLQQDFKTQKDYTFGWGDVQTYARVQHWQALQVPEADDQFSSPYQRSPQIGMRLQTGADDSVLAGYLPTGRRARLEGGVEVEYNRFDLPTGSLSTQTQTGERVHMLGHVSLPFSGAAWWLIPKVSLNAASYRTDQPLLNGERSISRTIPTFSIDHGWILERDTTLFGQNARQTLEPRLLYVNTPYRDQSNVPNFDSAPKDYNFDSVFAENQFSGVDRVSDSHMVAFGATTRWIEDERGEEQLRLGMVQRYLLRDQKITPDGTPQTHRLSDVVLLGSAHLNQAWWTDSTLQLNSSDGKVERTVLRLRYSPGPFRTLSASYRLARGQSEQLELAWQWPLFGPDRKAVSGGPGCQGAWYGAGRLQYSMRDKRFTDSVVGAEYDSGCWILRMGVEREATGRAETNTRLILQLELVGLSPLGSNALKVLRDNIPGYRSLSSERSAFGTYD, encoded by the coding sequence TTGCCCCTGGCAGCCCTGCTGGCTGTGGCCCTGCCCGCAGCGCCCAGTGCCTTTGCGCAAGAATCCGCCGGCGAACCGCTGGCGCTGAAGCCGTCCAAACAGCTGAACCAGACCCGCCGCAAGGATGTGCGTCCGGCGATGGCGTTGCAGGCGGATCGCATCACGTCCGAAGTGGACCAGCTCTCCACCGCCGAAGGCGATGTGCAGCTGCGTTACGGCGGCATCCTGCTCAAAAGCCGCACCCTGCGCTATGACCATGAGCAGGATCTGGCCACCGCCGAAGGCAATGTGGAGCTGAGCCAGAACGGCGCCTTGCTGCGTGGCCCGTCCCTGAGCCTGTTCGTTGACCGGTTTGAAGGTCAGATGGACAGCCCGAACTATTTCTTCTCCACCACCGGCGGCAGCGGCAGTGCCAAGGTGCTGCGCTTCATCGGCGAACAGCGCATGCAGGCCGATGAGGCCACCTACAGCACCTGCCCGGTATCGGAGGACGGTGAGCGCAAGCGGGATTGGGTGCTGATCACCAAGAGCCTGAAGCTGGACTTCGAGGCCGGTGAAGGCGTGGCGACCGGCGCCACGGTGCAGTTCCTGGGCGTGCCGATTCTGGCGGCCCCCTCGCTGAGCTTCCCGCTGGGGGATCAGCCGAAGTCCGGTTTGCTGCCGTCCAATGTCAACATCGACAACCGCAGCGGCTTCGAATTCGGTCAACCGTATTACTGGAGCATCGCGCCCAACCGCGACGCCACCTTCACCCCCTACGTGATGACCAAGCGCGGGGCCGGCATCGACAGCGAGTTCCGCTACCTGGAGTCAGAGCATCGCGGTTCGATGAGCTTCGCCTGGCTGCCCAAGGACCAGGTGGCCGGTCGCTCGCGCTGGGACCTGCGCCTGCTCAACCAGGGCGATCTCACCGACACCTGGCGTTATGAGATCAATGCGGAGCGGGTGTCCGATGAGGACTACTGGAAGGACTTCCGGCGTCGCATGAGCACCCAGACGCCGCGTCTGCTGCAACAAGACTTCAAGACGCAGAAGGACTACACCTTCGGCTGGGGCGACGTGCAGACCTATGCCCGTGTGCAGCACTGGCAGGCATTGCAAGTCCCGGAAGCGGACGATCAGTTCAGTTCCCCCTATCAGCGCTCGCCACAGATCGGCATGCGGTTGCAGACCGGTGCGGATGATTCGGTGCTCGCGGGTTATCTGCCCACCGGCCGCCGTGCGCGTCTGGAAGGTGGGGTGGAGGTGGAATACAACCGCTTCGATCTGCCCACCGGCTCCTTGTCCACCCAGACCCAGACCGGTGAACGGGTACACATGCTCGGCCACGTGAGCCTGCCCTTCAGTGGTGCGGCCTGGTGGCTGATCCCGAAGGTCTCGCTCAATGCGGCCAGCTACCGCACCGACCAGCCGCTGCTCAATGGTGAGCGGTCGATCAGCCGCACCATCCCGACCTTCAGCATCGACCACGGCTGGATCCTGGAGCGTGACACCACGCTGTTTGGCCAGAATGCGCGCCAGACGCTGGAGCCGCGCCTGCTCTACGTCAACACACCGTATCGTGACCAGTCCAACGTGCCGAATTTTGATTCGGCGCCCAAGGACTACAACTTCGATTCGGTGTTTGCCGAGAACCAGTTCTCCGGTGTGGACCGCGTCAGCGATTCGCACATGGTGGCCTTCGGGGCCACCACCCGCTGGATCGAAGACGAGCGCGGCGAGGAGCAACTGCGCCTGGGCATGGTGCAGCGTTATCTGCTGCGCGACCAGAAAATCACCCCGGACGGCACGCCGCAGACCCACCGCCTTTCCGACGTGGTGCTGCTGGGCTCCGCCCACCTGAACCAGGCCTGGTGGACCGACAGCACGCTGCAGCTGAATTCTTCTGACGGCAAGGTCGAACGGACCGTGCTGCGCCTGCGTTATTCCCCCGGCCCGTTCCGCACCCTGAGCGCCTCGTATCGCCTGGCGCGTGGGCAGAGTGAGCAGCTGGAGCTGGCCTGGCAATGGCCGCTGTTTGGTCCGGACCGCAAGGCGGTCAGCGGCGGGCCGGGCTGCCAGGGCGCCTGGTATGGCGCCGGCCGTCTGCAATATTCCATGCGTGACAAGCGCTTCACTGATTCCGTGGTGGGCGCGGAATACGACTCCGGTTGCTGGATTTTGCGCATGGGGGTGGAACGTGAAGCCACCGGCCGTGCCGAAACCAACACCCGCCTGATCCTGCAGTTGGAGCTCGTTGGCCTGTCGCCGCTGGGCTCCAATGCGCTGAAGGTGTTGAGAGACAATATCCCTGGTTACCGTTCGCTGAGCTCGGAACGCTCGGCCTTTGGCACTTATGACTGA
- a CDS encoding peptidylprolyl isomerase encodes MRKLKPLAAATLLCLAATAGSIAYAQSGESAAAKAAARGAAASAPAAAASEPAAPASAVQQAAARPPVEQRTLKPGDYIAAVVNSDIVAASEVVQRQERMKEEARRRNETPTSELIHKQALDSLIDERVVTTYARENGPRVDEPELDRVVANVATQNKLTMEELRKRLATEGIDFKRFRENLRDQMLSERVREREVQGRIRVTDGEIDKYLDERQAALQDRAQLNIAQVLVPVPENAPAAVVEERRARAEAALQRIKNGEEFGKVAREVSEDANKSKGGEIGLRSADKLPDVFVDAVRDLKSGDLRPTLLRSPAGFHVLKLVERQAGKASINTIVQTHARHILLRPSEQLTPDQAARRLSEFKRAIEAGRATFEQLARANSEDGSAQDGGDLGWVGPGSFVPEFEEAMDQLPLNGISNPIASRFGIHLIQVLERRDVVLDSKQLRDQARMALRERKYEEAYSDWMKELRARAFIETREWLD; translated from the coding sequence ATGCGAAAACTGAAGCCTTTGGCCGCTGCCACTCTCCTCTGTCTTGCGGCCACCGCCGGATCCATCGCCTATGCGCAGAGTGGCGAATCCGCCGCAGCCAAGGCGGCGGCTCGCGGGGCGGCTGCCTCGGCGCCTGCCGCTGCCGCGTCGGAACCGGCGGCACCGGCCTCTGCCGTCCAGCAGGCAGCCGCGCGTCCTCCTGTTGAACAGCGTACGCTCAAGCCCGGCGACTACATCGCGGCGGTGGTCAACTCCGACATCGTGGCGGCGTCTGAGGTGGTTCAGCGTCAGGAGCGCATGAAGGAAGAGGCCCGTCGCCGCAACGAAACGCCCACCAGCGAACTGATCCACAAGCAGGCGCTGGACAGCCTGATCGACGAGCGGGTGGTCACCACCTACGCTCGCGAAAATGGCCCGCGCGTGGATGAACCGGAACTGGACCGGGTGGTGGCCAACGTGGCCACGCAGAACAAGCTGACGATGGAAGAGCTGCGCAAGCGGCTGGCGACCGAAGGCATTGATTTCAAGCGCTTCCGCGAGAACCTGCGCGACCAGATGCTGAGCGAGCGGGTGCGTGAACGTGAGGTGCAGGGGCGCATCCGCGTGACTGACGGCGAGATCGACAAATATCTGGACGAGCGCCAGGCTGCTCTGCAGGATCGTGCCCAGCTCAACATCGCCCAGGTGCTGGTGCCCGTGCCCGAGAACGCGCCGGCGGCGGTGGTGGAAGAACGCCGCGCCCGCGCCGAGGCGGCGCTGCAACGCATCAAGAACGGTGAAGAGTTCGGCAAGGTGGCTCGTGAGGTGTCCGAGGACGCCAACAAGTCCAAGGGCGGTGAGATCGGTCTGCGGTCGGCCGACAAGCTGCCGGATGTGTTTGTGGATGCGGTGCGGGACCTGAAGTCCGGTGACCTGCGCCCGACGCTGCTGCGTTCGCCCGCCGGTTTCCATGTGCTCAAGCTGGTGGAGCGCCAGGCGGGCAAGGCCTCCATCAACACCATTGTGCAGACCCATGCGCGGCACATCCTGCTGCGGCCGTCCGAGCAACTGACGCCGGACCAGGCGGCGCGTCGCCTGTCGGAATTCAAGCGTGCCATCGAAGCCGGCCGCGCCACCTTCGAGCAACTGGCCCGTGCCAACTCGGAAGACGGCAGCGCGCAGGACGGCGGCGACCTCGGCTGGGTCGGCCCCGGCAGCTTCGTGCCGGAATTTGAAGAGGCGATGGACCAACTGCCGCTCAACGGTATTTCCAACCCGATCGCCTCCCGTTTCGGTATCCACCTGATCCAGGTGCTGGAGCGCCGCGACGTGGTGCTGGACAGCAAGCAATTGCGTGACCAGGCCCGCATGGCCCTGCGGGAGCGCAAGTATGAAGAAGCCTATTCGGACTGGATGAAGGAACTGCGCGCACGCGCCTTCATCGAGACCCGCGAATGGCTGGATTGA
- the rsmA gene encoding 16S rRNA (adenine(1518)-N(6)/adenine(1519)-N(6))-dimethyltransferase RsmA → MAHIARKRFGQHFLTDKAVIDAIIDAIAPGEDQAMVEIGPGLGAMTLPLLQRLPASSQPLTVVELDRDLAARLRKRGDLTVVESDVLKVDFGALAQARGQRIRVVGNLPYNISSPILFHLLQYVDQVVDQVFMLQKEVVDRMAAGPGGKDYGRLSVMLQWRYDVEALFDVPPEAFDPPPRVDSAIVRMTPWATPAALDEQLLSELVQSAFSQRRKLLRHSLGRWLEARGYTGDFDLHRRAEEVPVAEFVALAQSL, encoded by the coding sequence ATGGCACACATTGCGCGGAAGCGCTTCGGTCAGCACTTCCTGACCGACAAGGCTGTCATTGACGCCATCATCGATGCCATCGCCCCTGGTGAAGACCAGGCGATGGTGGAGATCGGCCCCGGCCTGGGCGCCATGACGCTGCCGCTGCTGCAGCGGCTCCCGGCCAGCAGCCAGCCGCTGACGGTGGTGGAGCTGGACCGCGATCTCGCCGCCCGCCTGCGCAAGCGGGGCGACCTGACGGTGGTGGAGTCCGACGTGCTGAAGGTGGACTTTGGTGCGCTCGCGCAGGCACGGGGCCAGCGGATCCGGGTGGTGGGCAACCTGCCCTACAACATCTCGTCGCCCATCCTCTTTCACCTGCTGCAGTATGTGGACCAGGTGGTGGATCAGGTCTTCATGCTGCAGAAGGAAGTGGTGGACCGCATGGCGGCCGGCCCGGGCGGCAAGGACTATGGGCGCCTGAGTGTGATGCTGCAGTGGCGGTATGACGTCGAGGCCTTGTTTGATGTCCCGCCGGAAGCCTTCGACCCGCCGCCGCGGGTGGATTCGGCCATTGTCCGCATGACCCCCTGGGCCACACCGGCGGCGCTGGATGAACAGCTGCTGAGTGAGCTGGTGCAGTCGGCGTTTTCGCAGCGCCGCAAGCTGCTGCGTCACAGCCTGGGCCGCTGGTTGGAAGCGAGGGGCTACACCGGTGATTTCGATCTGCACCGCCGCGCCGAAGAAGTACCGGTGGCGGAGTTTGTGGCGCTGGCGCAGTCGCTCTGA
- a CDS encoding barstar family protein: MQLQTVRPNIVQAIRAYRVEDLMQAAQDAGQHFLYASLAAADTKQDVLEMIASAFLFPAHFGKNLDALYDCMTDLVHKSGSQPGFVVVLDQLPDHARFDREAREQLLDVFREAADFWGERKIPFRCFYSFQ; this comes from the coding sequence ATGCAATTGCAGACAGTCCGTCCCAACATCGTGCAGGCGATCAGAGCCTACCGGGTAGAGGACTTGATGCAGGCTGCTCAGGATGCCGGCCAGCATTTCCTGTACGCCAGCCTGGCGGCAGCGGACACCAAGCAGGACGTGCTGGAAATGATCGCCAGCGCCTTCCTGTTCCCGGCGCATTTCGGCAAGAACCTCGATGCGCTCTACGACTGCATGACGGACCTGGTCCACAAATCAGGCAGCCAGCCCGGTTTCGTGGTGGTGCTGGATCAGCTGCCGGACCACGCCCGGTTCGACCGCGAAGCCCGCGAACAATTGCTCGACGTCTTCCGCGAAGCGGCTGACTTCTGGGGAGAACGCAAAATCCCCTTCCGGTGTTTTTATTCTTTTCAGTAG
- a CDS encoding ribonuclease domain-containing protein encodes MAATATLTAALLGANAAFARDNASTTRERWGDTVALQALPAEAQTTYQRVLSGGPFPYEKDGTVFGNRERQLPAKARGYYREYTVQKPKARNRGARRLVCGGEPPTKPDVCYYTDDHYVSFSKITP; translated from the coding sequence ATGGCAGCTACCGCCACGCTGACAGCGGCACTCTTGGGTGCCAATGCCGCCTTCGCCCGCGACAACGCTTCCACCACCCGCGAACGGTGGGGAGACACGGTGGCCTTGCAGGCGCTTCCGGCCGAAGCCCAGACGACCTATCAGCGTGTGCTGTCAGGTGGCCCCTTCCCCTACGAGAAGGACGGCACCGTCTTCGGGAATCGGGAGCGGCAACTGCCCGCCAAGGCTCGCGGCTATTACCGCGAATACACCGTCCAGAAGCCCAAGGCCCGCAATCGCGGTGCCAGGCGCCTGGTTTGTGGTGGTGAGCCCCCCACGAAACCTGATGTTTGTTATTACACCGACGACCACTACGTGAGCTTCTCGAAGATCACGCCGTGA